One part of the Vicugna pacos chromosome 20, VicPac4, whole genome shotgun sequence genome encodes these proteins:
- the DEK gene encoding protein DEK isoform X1, whose product MSSSGPAAEGEGTPAQPASEKEPEMPGPREESEEEDEDEEEEEEEEEEEKEKSLIVEGKREKKKVERLTMQVSSLQREPFTIAQGKGQKLCEIERIHFFLSKKKTDELRNLHKLLYNRPGTVSSLKKNVGQFSGFPFEKGSTQYKKKEEMLKKFRNAMLKSICEVLDLERSGVNSELVKRILNFLMHPKPSGKPLPKSKKTSSKGNKKERNSSGMARKAKRTKCPEILSDESSSEEDEKKNKEESSDEEDKESEEEPPKKTSKREKPKQKATSKSKKSVKSANVKKADSSTTKKNQNSSKKESESEDSSDDEPLIKKLKKPPTDEELKETVKKLLASANLEEVTMKQICKEVYENYPAYDLTERKEFIKTTVKELIS is encoded by the exons ATGTCCTCCTCGGGCCCTGCTGCGGAGGGAGAGGGAACCCCCGCCCAGCCTGCGTCCGAGAAAGAACCCGAAATGCCCGGCCCTAGAGAGGAAAGTGAAgaggaggacgaggacgaggaggaggaggaggaagaagaggaggaagagaaag AAAAGAGTCTCATCGTGGAAGgcaagagggagaagaaaaaagtAGAGAGGTTGACAATGCAAGTCTCTTCCTTACAAAGAGAGCCATTTACAATTGCACAAG gAAAGGGGCAGAAACTTTGTGAAATtgaaaggatacatttttttctgagtaagaagaaaacagatgaacTTAGAAATCTACATAAACTGCTTTACAACAGACCAGGCACA GTGTCCTCATTAAAGAAGAATGTGGGTCAGTTCAGtggctttccatttgaaaaagGAAGTACCCAatataaaaagaaggaagaaatgttGAAAAA ATTCAGAAATGCCATGTTAAAGAGCATCTGCGAGGTTCTTGATTTGGAGAGATCAGGTGTAAATAGTGAACTGGTGAAAAGGATCTTGAATTTCTTAATGCATCCAAAGCCTTCTGGCAAA CCATTGCCAAAATCTAAAAAAACTTCTAGCAAAGGCAACAAGAAGGAACGGAATAGTTCTGGAATGGCCAGGAAAGCTAAGCGAACCAAATGTCCTGAAATCCTGTCAGATGAATCCAGCAGTGAAGAAGacgaaaagaaaaacaaggaagagTCTTCAGATGAAGAAGATAAAGAAAGTGAAGAGGAG CCACCAAAAAagacatctaaaagagaaaaaCCGAAACAGAAAGCCACTTCTAAAAGTAAAAAATCTGTAAAAAGTGCTAATGTTAAGAAGGCAGATAGTAGCACCACCAAGAAGAATCAAAACAGTTCCAAAAAAG AAAGTGAATCTGAGGATAGTTCAGATGATgaacctttaattaaaaaattgaagaaaccTCCTACAGATGAAGAGTTGAAGGAAACAGTGAAGAAGTTATTGGCCAGTGCTAACTTGGAGGAGGTCACCATGAAGCAGATTTGCAAAGAG GTATATGAAAATTATCCTGCTTATGACTTAACTGAAAGAAAAGAGTTCATAAAAACAACTGTTAAAGAG CTGATTTCTTGA
- the DEK gene encoding protein DEK isoform X2, which yields MSSSGPAAEGEGTPAQPASEKEPEMPGPREESEEEDEDEEEEEEEEEEEKEKSLIVEGKREKKKVERLTMQVSSLQREPFTIAQGKGQKLCEIERIHFFLSKKKTDELRNLHKLLYNRPGTVSSLKKNVGQFSGFPFEKGSTQYKKKEEMLKKFRNAMLKSICEVLDLERSGVNSELVKRILNFLMHPKPSGKPLPKSKKTSSKGNKKERNSSGMARKAKRTKCPEILSDESSSEEDEKKNKEESSDEEDKESEEEPPKKTSKREKPKQKATSKSKKSVKSANVKKADSSTTKKNQNSSKKESESEDSSDDEPLIKKLKKPPTDEELKETVKKLLASANLEEVTMKQICKERHPKHMKEDRR from the exons ATGTCCTCCTCGGGCCCTGCTGCGGAGGGAGAGGGAACCCCCGCCCAGCCTGCGTCCGAGAAAGAACCCGAAATGCCCGGCCCTAGAGAGGAAAGTGAAgaggaggacgaggacgaggaggaggaggaggaagaagaggaggaagagaaag AAAAGAGTCTCATCGTGGAAGgcaagagggagaagaaaaaagtAGAGAGGTTGACAATGCAAGTCTCTTCCTTACAAAGAGAGCCATTTACAATTGCACAAG gAAAGGGGCAGAAACTTTGTGAAATtgaaaggatacatttttttctgagtaagaagaaaacagatgaacTTAGAAATCTACATAAACTGCTTTACAACAGACCAGGCACA GTGTCCTCATTAAAGAAGAATGTGGGTCAGTTCAGtggctttccatttgaaaaagGAAGTACCCAatataaaaagaaggaagaaatgttGAAAAA ATTCAGAAATGCCATGTTAAAGAGCATCTGCGAGGTTCTTGATTTGGAGAGATCAGGTGTAAATAGTGAACTGGTGAAAAGGATCTTGAATTTCTTAATGCATCCAAAGCCTTCTGGCAAA CCATTGCCAAAATCTAAAAAAACTTCTAGCAAAGGCAACAAGAAGGAACGGAATAGTTCTGGAATGGCCAGGAAAGCTAAGCGAACCAAATGTCCTGAAATCCTGTCAGATGAATCCAGCAGTGAAGAAGacgaaaagaaaaacaaggaagagTCTTCAGATGAAGAAGATAAAGAAAGTGAAGAGGAG CCACCAAAAAagacatctaaaagagaaaaaCCGAAACAGAAAGCCACTTCTAAAAGTAAAAAATCTGTAAAAAGTGCTAATGTTAAGAAGGCAGATAGTAGCACCACCAAGAAGAATCAAAACAGTTCCAAAAAAG AAAGTGAATCTGAGGATAGTTCAGATGATgaacctttaattaaaaaattgaagaaaccTCCTACAGATGAAGAGTTGAAGGAAACAGTGAAGAAGTTATTGGCCAGTGCTAACTTGGAGGAGGTCACCATGAAGCAGATTTGCAAAGAG aggcaTCCTAAGCATATGAAGGAGGACAGACGGTGA